One Heyndrickxia oleronia genomic window, GTCTAAAGGCACCTATTGCCATTATTGACAAACGTCGACCAAGACCAAATGTTGCTGAGGTTATGAATATAGTTGGGAATATCGAAGGGAAAATCGCTATTTTAATTGATGATATTATTGATACTGCTGGAACCATTACTTTAGCTGCTAATGCTTTAGTTGAAAATGGGGCAAAAGAGGTATACGCGAGTTGTACTCACCCAGTTCTTTCCGGTCCGGCAATCGAGCGAATTGATAATTCAAAAATTAAAGAACTTGTTGTGACCAATTCTATCGCTTTAGCTGAAGAGAAAAAATCTGACAAAGTGGTAGAGCTTTCGATCGCACCTTTACTTGGAGAAGCAATTATCCGAGTTCATGAGGAGCTATCAGTAAGTACATTATTTGATTGATAAATTTTGAAAAGGGACTTTTAAACGGTCTCTTTTTTTTGTCCTTGTACCTCTTTGATTAAGGCTGTTTTCGTATAGTTTTTGTTTTTGTTTTTGTAAGAGCCCAACTGCCGGCTTTTACACCTAATAATGATTAAATCAGTCCTTATGAAGATTGCAGCTCTTTCTCAGAGAAATGAAGAGTGTAGTGGTCTTCAGCCGATAGTTATTAGTTAAAACTTGTCTCAAATAGTGAACAATGCTTGAGAAAAGAACCTTGATTAATGTTTAGATCTCCTTCGATTTGGGGAATGATAAATTAGAGACTCTTTACATATATCTAAGGAGGTAATGGGATATGGCAACAACTCTAAATGCCAAAAAACGTGAGACAAAACAACATTCTGAATTAAAAAAACTTAGAGATTTAGGTAACATACCTGGAGTGATCTATGGATATAAGACGGAAAATAAATCTATTTTTGTAAGTGGAATTGACTTTTTAAAGGTAATAAAAGAAGTGGGGAGAAACGGTGTTATCTCTCTTAATGTGGATGGAGACAAACAAAATGTTGTTTTAAGTGAATTTCAGGAAGATAGCCTTAAAAAGGAACTTCTTCATATCGATTTTAAAGCTGTGGACCTATCAGCTGAAATGGAAGCAGATGTGAAGGTTGAATTAGTAGGAGATAGTATAGGTGTAAAAGATGGTGGTGTTTTACAACAAGCAGTACATGAATTAACGGTGTCTGCAAAACCTAATGATATACCAGATGTTATACAAGTCGATGTTTCCTCTCTCCAAGTTGGTGATACATTAACCGTTTCAGAGATAAGGAATAAATTCTCTTATCAAATTATGCAAGAGGATGAACTAACCATCGCTTCTATATTGGCTCCTCGACAAGAGGAGGAAATTAGTACCGGAGAAGAACAAGAACCTGGAATGCCTGATAATGTAGAAGGAAGAGAAACAAGTCCAGAAGGCGAATAAATCATGTAGACGTAACCAAGGGGTTGCGTCTTTTTAAACTTTAGACACTTTCCTTTATACAAACATCGTATAATAGTATAAGGAATGAATTTGTAAGTGTAATGTTACTTATTTAACATACAGGTGTTACCTATTTATGTGGTATAGTAAAATTGAGGTGTAATTAATGAAATTAATTGTTGGCTTAGGAAATCCAGGTTCTCAATTTGATCGAACTAGACATAATATTGGCTTTGAGGTTATTGATGAACTGGCTAAACGTTATCAAACTTCTTTGAATCAAACAAAATTTAAAGGTTTATATACAGTAATTAACAATCTTGGTGAGAAGTTCATTTTATTAAAGCCGCTTACCTATATGAATCTATCCGGTGAAAGTATTCGTCCAATTATGGATTATTATGATATTTCAGTGGATGATCTGGTAGTGATCTTTGATGATTTGGATTTGCCAGTTGGGAAAATTCGTTTACGACAAAAGGGAAGTGCAGGGGGACATAATGGAATAAAGTCCACTATTGCTCATTTAGGAACACAGAACTTTAACCGTATTCGAATAGGAATTGACAGACCTGATCAAGGAATATCTGTCCCGGATTATGTTTTAGGGAAATTTAATAAGGAAGAATGGGAAGAGATGCAAATGATGATCAGAAAAAGTGCTGATGCTTGTGAGGAATGGTTGAAAAAACCATTTCTTGAGGTAATGAATCTTTATAATTAAAAGCCTTTTCTAAGATGATTTTTGTATCTCAATAAGATCTTTATAGCAAAGAAAGAGAGGACTTCACGAAGGACTTTTAATTCAATATCAATGATGAATAACTCCTATTAAACAGGTTAATACTAATAAAAAGCATTGTTTATAAGGAGGCCTCAATATGGCGATTAACTATTTTTGCCGTCATTGTGGTACAAATATTGGAAGTATTGAACGATCATCGATTTATTCAGATCAAATTGGACTTCACACATTGACAAATGAAGAAAGACAGGAAATGGTTTCCTATGAATCAAATGGAGATATTCATATTCATTCTATTTGTGAAGACTGTCAAGAAGCATTAGATAGAAATCCAAACTTGCATGAATATGATTATTTGATTCATTAACCGCTTTGGAGAAAGATCCAAAGCATTTTTCTGTTTGGTCTTTTTAATATACATGATTATGAATTTATTTAATGGAGATATTTTGAGGGGAGGAACTGAAAGCTTGAAGGATTTACAGCAAATTATTTTACAGCAAGATGAGATAGGGTCTGTTATCACGGGAATTGAGGCAGGATTAAAGGAACAGCTTGTAGCGGGATTATCAGGATCCTCTAGGGCGCTATTTATCGCTTCTATTTATCAAAAAGTCCATCAATCCATTATTATTGTGACCTATAATCTTCATCAAGCACAAAAATTATATGATGATTTACAACAATTTATCTCCGATAAATCGCTATATATATATCCGGCAAACGAGTTGATTGCCGCTGAAATTGGAATTGCTAGTCCAGAGTTGAAAGGTCAAAGAATTGAAGCGCTAAACTTTTTGACTTCTAAAGCAAAAGGTGTCTTGATTGTTCCAATGGCTGGCTTACGTAGGATCCTTCCTACACCAAATATTTGGAAAGGCTATCAAATTTCTTTTCAAGTAGGTAATGAAATAGATTTAGAAAATATATTAGTAAACTTAAATACTATGGGGTACAGTCGAAATGAGATGGTGAGTGCTCCTGGAGAGTTTAGTTTGCGTGGTGGAATTTTGGATATTTATCCTTTAACAGAGGCTAATCCAATCCGTATTGAGCTTTTTGATACCGAGATTGACTCCATTCGGACTTTTTCAATTGAAAACCAAAAATCAGTGAAAAAGCTAGATAAAGTAATGATCGGTCCGGCAACAGAGTCCCCTGTAGACCCTGCTCAACTACCAATGATTGCAGATAAACTTGAAAAAGGTTTATCTAAAACATTAAAAAAAGTGAAAAGTGAGGCTTCTAAGGAAC contains:
- a CDS encoding 50S ribosomal protein L25/general stress protein Ctc, which translates into the protein MATTLNAKKRETKQHSELKKLRDLGNIPGVIYGYKTENKSIFVSGIDFLKVIKEVGRNGVISLNVDGDKQNVVLSEFQEDSLKKELLHIDFKAVDLSAEMEADVKVELVGDSIGVKDGGVLQQAVHELTVSAKPNDIPDVIQVDVSSLQVGDTLTVSEIRNKFSYQIMQEDELTIASILAPRQEEEISTGEEQEPGMPDNVEGRETSPEGE
- the pth gene encoding aminoacyl-tRNA hydrolase, giving the protein MKLIVGLGNPGSQFDRTRHNIGFEVIDELAKRYQTSLNQTKFKGLYTVINNLGEKFILLKPLTYMNLSGESIRPIMDYYDISVDDLVVIFDDLDLPVGKIRLRQKGSAGGHNGIKSTIAHLGTQNFNRIRIGIDRPDQGISVPDYVLGKFNKEEWEEMQMMIRKSADACEEWLKKPFLEVMNLYN
- a CDS encoding anti-sigma-F factor Fin family protein, whose product is MAINYFCRHCGTNIGSIERSSIYSDQIGLHTLTNEERQEMVSYESNGDIHIHSICEDCQEALDRNPNLHEYDYLIH